GACCATCTCTCGCCACCGGCGCACGATCAAAGCTTTCGTCGCCACGCTGGGATATAGCCGCGCTACCTACGTCCGGTTTTCCGAGCATGAGCGTCAGGATGACTGGCTGCGCGGGATCGAGGAGGCATGCCATTACTTCGGCGGGGTACCCCAGGAGATCCTGTTCGACAACGCCAAGACCATCATGATCGAGCGTGATGCTTACGGCGAAGGCCAGCATCGTTGGAATGCGCAACTGCTGGCGACTGCGCGTGATTATGGCTTTATCGCCCGCGCTTGCCGACCCTACAGAGCTCGCACCAAGGGCAAGGTCGAGCGCTTCAATGGTTACTTGAAAAACAGCTTCATCACGCCCCTGGCAGCCACTCTGAATCAGGCTGGGCTTCGGCTGGATGTGGCCACGGCCAATGCCCATATAGGTCCCTGGCTCGAGCGTGTGGCGCACCAGCGTATCCATGGCACCACCGGCATCAAGCCTCAGATATTGCTGGATCAGGAGCGCTTCCAGCTCAGGCCATTGCCACGGCGGGCAAAACGGGGCTTAGAGCACATACCCGCCGCCGCACGGCCTGTGCCCAGGGAGAGCTTCCAGCATCCGCTGAGCACCTATGATCGGCTGCTGGAGGCACGTCCATGAACCTGCAACATCAGCGTATCCAACACGCCTGCGCGAACCTAAAGCTCGACACGTTAGCCAGCGAATGGTCAGCCATGGCCGACCGTTGCGCCTCGCAAGAAGACACCTTGGCCGACTTCCTTGAGCAGCTATTGCGCTTGGAACTGGACGCACGGTCCCTGCGCTCCCGTGAGACCTTACTCAAGTTTGCCGGCTTCCCTGGGCGCAAGCTCTTCGAGGACTATGACTTTAAATTCGCCAGCGGAGCGCCGCGCAAACAGCTGAACGAACTGACAAGCTTGGCCTTCGTAGAGCGAGCAGAGAATGTCGTACTCCTCGGCCCCAGTGGCGTTGGCAAGAGTCATCTCGCCATCAGCCTAGGTCACAAAGCCGTCGCTCAAGGCATCAAGACACGCTTCATCGCCGCAGCCGATCTGATGCTGCAACTGGCAACAGCCCGCAAACAGGAACGCCTAGAGCAATACTTGAAGCGCAGCGTGCTAGCTCCGCGGCTGCTGATCATCGACGAGATCGGCTATCTGCCGTTTGGCCGCGAAGAAGCCAATCTGTTCTTCAATGTCATCGCCAAGCGGTACGAGCAAGGCAGTGTCATCGTAACCAGTAACCTGCCGTTCTCGCAGTGGTCCCATGCCTTCGCCGATGACACAACCTTGACGGCAGCGCTGTTAGACCGGTTGTTACACCATGCGCATATCGTGCAGATCCGTGGCGAAAGCTACCGCTTGAAGGACAAGAACGCTGCGGGTATCGCGCCGGTCTCGGGCAGCAGCCAAGGTCTATTAACC
This sequence is a window from Halopseudomonas salegens. Protein-coding genes within it:
- the istA gene encoding IS21 family transposase, which translates into the protein MLTQERLVEIHVLHGQGNSIRAIAKQLGVSRNTVRRYLRDLTVVPSYPDRAARPAKLEPYKTYLLARIEAAKPHWIPATVLFSEIQDRGYAGGITQLKNYLAEFKTAVPDPVVRFETPPGKQMQVDFTTISRHRRTIKAFVATLGYSRATYVRFSEHERQDDWLRGIEEACHYFGGVPQEILFDNAKTIMIERDAYGEGQHRWNAQLLATARDYGFIARACRPYRARTKGKVERFNGYLKNSFITPLAATLNQAGLRLDVATANAHIGPWLERVAHQRIHGTTGIKPQILLDQERFQLRPLPRRAKRGLEHIPAAARPVPRESFQHPLSTYDRLLEARP
- the istB gene encoding IS21-like element helper ATPase IstB, whose protein sequence is MNLQHQRIQHACANLKLDTLASEWSAMADRCASQEDTLADFLEQLLRLELDARSLRSRETLLKFAGFPGRKLFEDYDFKFASGAPRKQLNELTSLAFVERAENVVLLGPSGVGKSHLAISLGHKAVAQGIKTRFIAAADLMLQLATARKQERLEQYLKRSVLAPRLLIIDEIGYLPFGREEANLFFNVIAKRYEQGSVIVTSNLPFSQWSHAFADDTTLTAALLDRLLHHAHIVQIRGESYRLKDKNAAGIAPVSGSSQGLLTNN